From the Aspergillus puulaauensis MK2 DNA, chromosome 1, nearly complete sequence genome, the window TATAGCCTGATATATGTTTTCTGGCTTTTCACCATCTTTGTGGCATACCTATCTTACTGTATATAGAACATTAAATATGATATTTGCTCGGTTGCAGAAGCGATGAAAATTCATGGAAAAAATAAGCAAAACGGTTCAATTCATCATCTACACATTATTTTGGACCGCCAGGCTCCTATGTGTCCAAGAGCCCACGCCGAGAAAGCCTTCAATTTGCCCATAACTCAATCCAAAATCATCCCCAGTCAACCACCGAACTATTTGATATATCATGAATCTTAAGGGTGCTGTGCAGGCGCAGCCTTGAGTTGTCCGTCAGTCAGAATGCTTTCAATCAACCGCGGCAGGAACTAGGTTATGGAATTCTGCAACGTATAAAATGTATCACATACCGTGTTTTCAACCATAGTAACAGACACTGTCTCAGAAGCAGTAAGGGTCGTTTCAACTGTTGCTGGTGACATATATTTTGTAGCAACTATGTATGGACTGGACGGAAACTGGGGTGTTTGCGGCGTTGTCGCGATCGCAGTTCCAGGTTTCTTGGCCATTGGAGCATATCTAGTCGGGCCAGTCTGCAGGGGATAAGGGACTGCGTATG encodes:
- a CDS encoding putative beta-1,6-glucan biosynthesis protein (Knh1) (COG:S;~EggNog:ENOG410PRQA;~InterPro:IPR008659;~PFAM:PF05390;~SECRETED:SignalP(1-21);~go_process: GO:0006078 - (1->6)-beta-D-glucan biosynthetic process [Evidence IEA];~go_process: GO:0042546 - cell wall biogenesis [Evidence IEA]), encoding MPLSRAFTVTLIFALASTVPASFNGLIRDAEAAVKTRDAITATWKQTRSLSPDLYPRMNQSEGDVDMQKRKVAADPYAVPYPLQTGPTRYAPMAKKPGTAIATTPQTPQFPSSPYIVATKYMSPATVETTLTASETVSVTMVENTAAPAQHP